From one Psilocybe cubensis strain MGC-MH-2018 chromosome 13, whole genome shotgun sequence genomic stretch:
- a CDS encoding Autophagy-related protein 18h, whose protein sequence is MVRPQGVVRVRDDGIVWVRWDVLNDRRVLVVAYPSALQIWDTYDLKAIREVVRLRFDASAPSGTQTQWSALFALGREPMGTVKGQVAGHGVGGRIGSGRDGFTIRVAHAVILPATSRRAKAATRDKDVFEDERPLLGVLLEAEAAEEDGNAGVESVTEVVFVVYSLRTHRVVKHVPLSGVPDFGSRAGTFDVSKDFVVLSTKSPPTLHILSSATFRRLHTIHSTSLEAFTRPPRLPPPTPHGSEMNVDVAGINTATGGPPSVHADAATGKSRTGAFSSGLSLSIASNALYAPGSRSSTPASVNPSGNAEQADGSASVPVVYPSPVFALSGRLLAYASPVPGRSTGASGGDAGSMSPGGVGGVGSSPSPSSFLGVGTGITSGISKASRRLSSSSSASVHSNAPSSASSSSAPFGLSAISGIGASIPRTQAEVGHAALRVGESVVSGMRFLGGMAVDAARSRVGAGVGGGVPVRQGTPVGAGRAGGSVSGGGNGRYISRSAPDNAEDVDDSAAAQALRERRYSANAPAAVGSVPSFSSYVSSHAVAPHTTGVVEHGHYVTVLDLAPLLDSNSSGVDRSGLDLESTVKNIHDVDVVYNDELVDDMRPIRTPMKIDEFNASRSQPVAGLCFAQDGTSVGVITRDGHRVKVFRLRPVPSVVRLGERNTSSELVEETGLQETPHGPRAAQVYDLYRGRTSAVVEGVYWAKDSRWVAVGTRNRTVHVFATNPYGGETDLRSHMEGRVRNVDVIPLVMLLDPPYTTVPPSIK, encoded by the exons ATGGTCCGACCCCAAGGTGTGGTGCGTGTGCGAGACGACGGGATTGTGTGGGTGAGGTGGGATGTGCTCAACGATCG ACGGGTCCTCGTAGTCGCCTATCCGTCGGCCCTGCAGATATGGGATACGTATGATCTGAAAGCTATTAGGGAGGTCGTACGGCTGCGATTCGATGCTTCTGCTCCTTCTGGCACGCAGACGCAGTGGAGTGCGCTTTTCGCTCTTGGTAGGGAACCGATGGGTACAGTAAAGGGCCAGGTTGCCGGTCATGGTGTCGGTGGTAGGATAGGGTCGGGAAGAGACGGTTTTACGATCCGCGTTGCACATGCGGTTATCCTTCCCGCTACCAGCCGGCGAGCGAAGGCTGCGACGCGCGACAAGGACGTGTTTGAGGATGAGAGGCCGTTGCTTGGTGTGTTACTTGAAGCGGAGGCGGCGGAAGAGGATGGTAATGCGGGAGTTGAGTCTGTGACGGAAGTGGTATTTGTGGTGTATTCGCTTCGGACACATCGGGTGGTGAAGCATGTACCGCTCTCTGGGGTTCCTGATTTTGGGAGTCGTGCGGGTACTTTTGATGTTAGCAAGGATTTCGTAGTCCTT AGCACGAAGAGCCCACCAACACTACATATTCTTTCGTCCGCGACATTCCGGAGGCTTCACACTATCCACTCAACGTCCCTGGAAGCGTTCACAAGGCCCCCGCGCTtacctcctcctaccccacATGGCTCAGAAATGAATGTGGATGTAGCAGGTATCAACACCGCCACAGGAGGACCTCCCAGCGTGCATGCAGACGCAGCAACCGGAAAGTCCAGAACAGGCGCCTTTTCATCGGGCCTCTCATTGTCCATTGCCTCGAACGCGCTGTATGCTCCTGGGAGCCGCAGTAGCACGCCTGCTTCTGTCAATCCTAGTGGAAATGCTGAGCAAGCTGATGGATCAGCCTCTGTGCCAGTAGTGTACCCCTCTCCCGTGTTTGCCCTGTCTGGAAGACTCCTGGCGTATGCATCGCCCGTCCCTGGGCGCAGCACGGGGGCTAGTGGAGGAGATGCCGGCTCTATGTCTCCAGGGGGTGTTGGTGGCGTCGGCTCGTCCCCTTCTCCGTCATCCTTCCTCGGTGTCGGTACCGGTATCACTTCAGGTATTAGCAAAGCCTCTCGCAGGctctcgtcatcgtcatcagcgTCTGTACACTCGAACGCACCGTCCAGcgcgtcatcgtcgtccgcGCCCTTCGGGTTAAGCGCTATAAGTGGGATTGGGGCAAGTATCCCGCGCACACAGGCGGAGGTGGGGCATGCTGCGCTGAGGGTCGGAGAGAGCGTGGTGAGTGGTATGCGGTTTTTGGGTGGTATGGCGGTGGATGCTGCGCGTAGCCGGGTGGGCGCTGGCGTGGGAGGTGGTGTGCCAGTCAGGCAGGGTACACCTGTTGGTGCAGGGCGGGCGGGCGGAAGTGTTAGTGGAGGAGGGAATGGGAGGTACATCTCGAGAAGTGCACCGGATAATGcggaggatgtggatgatTCTGCGGCTGCGCAAGCTTTGCGTGAGCGCAGGTACTCCGCCAACGCGCCAGCTGCTGTTGGAAGTGTTCCGTCGTTCTCGTCGTATGTCAGTTCGCATGCCGTCGCACCACATACGACGGGCGTGGTTGAACATGGGCATTATGTGACGGTGCTGGATTTAGCACCGCTCCTGGACTCCAACTCTAGCGGGGTAGATAGATCTGGACTCGATCTGGAGAGCACTGTGAAGAACATACACGACGTCGACGTTGTCTATAATGACGAACTTGTCGACGACATGCGCCCAATCCGGACCCCTATGAAGATCGATGAATTCAATGCGTCGCGCAGCCAGCCCGTTGCAGGTCTCTGCTTCGCGCAAGATGGGACAAGCGTGGGCGTGATCACGCGCGACGGGCACCGTGTCAAAGTATTCAGGCTCCGCCCCGTGCCATCCGTCGTGCGTCTAGGAGAAAGGAACACATCGTCAGAATTGGTGGAGGAAACTGGTTTGCAGGAGACACCACATGGCCCGCGTGCTGCGCAGGTGTATGACTTGTATCGCGGACGCACGTCTGCTGTGGTGGAGGGTGTGTATTGGGCGAAAGACAGCAGGTGGGTTGCGGTTGGTACTCGAAATAGGACTGTTCATGTGTTCGCGACGAACCCCTACGGCGGAGAGACTGATTTACGAAGCCACATGGAGGGGAGGGTTAGAAATGTGGATGTGATT CCGCTCGTCATGCTTCTTGATCCGCCCTACACTACAGTACCGCCATCCATCAAATAA
- a CDS encoding Ribosome biogenesis protein NOP53, producing the protein MATSKGKSKVSPSSSEAATKKTSSSTTTKSKAKPSKSAIGAPSQLNQSSRKGKKAWRKNVDITDVEATMEELRAEERVTGTTIGQMKDGELFFTDVKGDDKVRHILPKFSTAQLTSTKILAQRSAVPAVFSRTTSSSSKRKSALSREEKERLLRIAKRPRKGPFNSVLDPSEYKDGSGVVDLSEAVKKSGTYDAWAPEEVPEEAMKDGMETVYKPKVKPPTTKKTKDLISIPAIVQPHQGTSYNPPADAHQELLEKAAAIELKHLEKLEKMAEVKNKMDSAKVTAEAREEGVAPGMKVQEIGDVDMDDGEQEEENQDGGEGLKTKKVPERKTKAQRRKAARVLAEQRALALRAQRKRMLTAINEAKSLRRSNAREAAAREAEREAKRLAAEEKLKTQGLAGQKLGKHKVPEGRVEVQLGEDLSENLRGLKPEGSLFHDRFQSLQQRALIEPRVPVIPKKRRNRIIEYEKHAWKRFE; encoded by the exons ATGGCAACTTCAAAAGGGAAATCAAAAGTGTcgccttcatcctcagaggCCGCCACCAAAAAGACCTCATCTTCAACTACCACTAAATCCAAGGCGAAGCCTTCAAAATCGGCGATCGGGGCCCCGTCTCAGCTGAACCAGTCGAGCAGgaagggcaagaaggcatGGCGGAAGAATGTGGACATTACGGATGTTGAGGCGACGATGGAGGAGTTGAGGGCGGAGGAGAGGGTTACTGG AACGACGATTGGGCAGATGAAAGATGGCGAATTGTTTTTCACTGATGTGAAAGGCGACGATAAAG TCCGACACATCCTCCCCAAGTTCTCCACCGCCCAACTTACGTCCACCAAAATTCTCGCACAGCGCTCCGCTGTGCCCGCCGTCTTCTCCCGCAccacctcttcctcttcgaagCGGAAATCTGCGCTGTCCcgtgaagaaaaagagaggcTTCTGCGCATTGCGAAAAGGCCGAGGAAAGGCCCGTTCAATAGCGTGCTCGACCCATCTGAGTACAAGGATGGTAGCGGTGTTGTTGATCTCAGCGAAGCAGTGAAAAAGAGTGGGACATACGATGCGTGGGCACCTGAAGAGGTGCCGGAGGAGGCGATGAAGGATGGGATGGAGACGGTGTACAAGCCGAAGGTTAAG CCCCCCACgacaaaaaaaaccaaagaCCTGATCTCGATTCCCGCCATCGTGCAGCCCCATCAAGGGACATCATACAACCCACCGGCAGATGCACACCAAGAATTGCTAGAAAAGGCCGCTGCAATCGAGTTGAAACACCTTGAAAAgttggagaagatggctgaggtgaagaataagatggaCAGCGCAAAAGTGACCGCGGAGGCCAGAGAGGAAGGTGTCGCCCCTGGGATGAAGGTGCAGGAGATTGGAGATGTAGATATGGATGACGGcgagcaagaagaagaaaatcaggACGGAGGGGAGGGACTGAAGACGAAAAAGGTGCCTGAGAGGAAAACAAAAGCGCAGAGAAGAAAAGCTGCGCGCGTGCTCGCAGAG CAACGTGCTCTAGCGCTGCGTGCACAGCGTAAACGTATGCTCACTGCTATAAACGAAGCCAAATCGCTGCGCCGATCTAACGCACGCGAGGCTGCCGCGCGCGAGGCAGAGCGGGAAGCCAAACGCCTTGCAGCCGAGGAGAAGCTCAAGACGCAAGGGTTGGCAGGGCAGAAACTCGGGAAGCACAAGGTCCCCGAAGGTCGGGTAGAAGTACAACTTGGAGAAGATTTGAGTGAGAATCTGAGAGGACTGAAG CCTGAAGGAAGTCTTTTCCATGATCGATTCCAGAGTTTGCAACAGCGAGCATTGATTGAACCCAGAGTTCCTGTGAT ACCTAAGAAACGTAGGAACAGGATCATTGAGTACGAAAAGCACGCATGGAAAAGATTCGAGTAG
- a CDS encoding COP9 signalosome complex subunit 1 — translation MDVDTIEEIQPQDGTSSSKVHRPMFLPVDEAHPFDLDSYIANYSGRTAIDRLVFIIVLCPSIAPEAFSLCVKRIHRSRDPSLYQHLLQAYEQTANAAASDGGLDISLPNTMDLAELDTKWVDDVTAENQADRVKLEVELKTYSNNMIKESIRMAHRDLGNFYRSIGDFGTALKHYTKSREFCTTSHHVLDMCMSILELLIEQRNYAHITTYVFKADAALDAATAASASATAATANSSGNPAAIAQAMKKTGGKNERDAVQAKLDFATALSHLGQGSYEKAANAFLKVGPAKDLGHWIGQLIAPGDIAIYGTLCALATFPRSTIKARVLENVTFSAYIEQEPYIRELIEAYMNSNFKTVLELLNRYSTRHGIDIHLSPHINDLATAIRNRALVLYFQPFATIKLERMSAAFGWTVEEVEQHVVNLIQAGDIQGRVDSQNKILKAKKTDYRDELFARAIKAGTDMQAANRKLLLRMRLQQADLIVKPPKGANQSGVLTDFYAGGE, via the exons ATGGACGTAGACACCATAGAAGAAATCCAGCCTCAAGATGGCACTTCATCATCAAAGGTTCATAGACCTATGTTCCTACCTGTGGATGAAGCGCATCCGTTTGATCTGGATAGTTATATCGCGAACTACTCAG GCCGTACAGCGATCGACCGGCTCGTGTTCATAATCGTACTCTGCCCATCCATCGCCCCAGAAGCCTTCTCGCTATGTGTGAAACGCATACACCGCTCGCGCGATCCGTCTTTGTACCAGCATCTCTTGCAGGCGTACGAGCAGACGGCGAACGCTGCTGCATCGGACGGGGGCCTTGACATTAGTTTACCGAATACGATGGACCTCGCTGAGCTCGATACGAAGTGGGTGGACGACGTGACGGCGGAGAACCAGGCGGATCGGGTAAAGCTGGAGGTTGAGCTCAAGACGTATAGCAATAATATGATCAAGGAGAGCATCAGA ATGGCGCATCGCGATCTGGGCAATTTCTATCGCTCGATAGGCGACTTTGGTACGGCGCTGAAGCACTACACCAAATCGCGCGAGTTCTGCACGACGAGCCATCACGTCCTCGATATGTGCATGTCGATCCTCGAG CTCCTAATCGAACAAAGGAACTACGCTCATATCACAACCTACGTCTTCAAAGCAGATGCAGCGCTGGACGCAGCTACAGCAGCCTCGGCCTCTGCTACGGCCGCTACAGCCAACTCGTCCGGTAATCCCGCCGCAATTGCGCaggcgatgaagaagacaggAGGAAAGAACGAGAGGGACGCAGTGCAGGCCAAACTCGACTTTGCGACGGCGCTGTCGCACCTCGGCCAGGGGTCTTATGAGAAGGCTGCGAATGCATTTTTGAAAGTTGGACCCGCGAAAGACCTTGGGCATTGGATTGGACAG CTCATCGCGCCCGGTGATATTGCGATCTATGGCACACTATGTGCACTGGCCACGTTCCCGCGGTCGACAATAAAAGCGAGAGTGTTGGAAAACGTAACATTTAGCGCATACATTGAACAGGAACCTTACATCCGCGAGCTCATCGAGGCGTACATGAACAGCAACTTCAAAACGGTACTCGAGCTGCTTAACCGGTACtct ACTCGGCATGGAATTGACATTCACCTCTCGCCACATATCAATGACCTTGCAACCGCGATCCGCAACAGGGCTCTAGTGCTCTACTTCCAGCCCTTCGCGACGATTAAACTGGAACGGATGAGCGCTGCCTTTGGGTGGACCGTCGAGGAGGTCGAGCAGCACGTTGTCAATCTCATCCAGGCAGGAGATATCCAGGGCCGAGTGGACAGTCAAAATAAG ATCttgaaagcaaagaagacaGATTATCGGGATGAGCTCTTTGCTCGCGCTATCAAGGCCGGCACCGATATGCAGGCCGCAAATAGAAAGCTGCTGCTTCGCATGCGATT acaacaagcAGACCTCATCGTCAAACCTCCAAAAGGGGCCAATCAGTCGGGTGTCTTGACTGATTTTTACGCTGGTGGAGAGTGA